The nucleotide window gaaaaccgagcgtgtagatcTCGATGTttaacattcggagctggcggcggcggcccggggcctccccgacccccccgcggagcggccgcctgcggctgagcccggcaccgcgctctcggcaccccccgccaaaagcggcagggggatgcggcacaggctttggtgttcttaacggagtcctcgtatgTGTAATAGTTGTCACTCTCCGATGTGAGtgctgagtgtcaggagctcctctgtgtgcccgtgtgtgtgtgtgtgtgtgtgtgtgtgtgtgtgtgcccgtgtgtgtgtgtgcccgtgtgtgtttctccggccagggaagcggccggccaggaactgcagggtcctagtgcccgcccgctggggcatcggtgcggcggttggttcgggctcagtgttctcagtgttccaggtgaaatacctcctccagcaggaggcagtcattctgtgttgattgttgttttgaatttaggtgcatactctgcggggagagtgcacctctgaaccatctgcctaatgaaaatactgttaaaaaatcatctgcaaccttacaggggttgtttgttttaccaggggttgtagatgctgattaggaagagaaaaatcaaaattatggtctgtacccctgtgttctgtaacaaaaaagtaaaaaattgttcaggttgttaaagaagctgcaattactcaggatttggatcagcaggtaccctttaaatatttttggactgaaacagtaacacaaggttaacttctggtataattgtactctcgttaaagctaaaaaatctgtcgagctgacaggcattttagataccggtgcagatgtgaccataatatctgtgagcagattggctgttagccctggtacctcaaatgcttttcagggttggtgtcatgctgtagcaatttaaagcaaggatctccttcatataagaggcccagaaaactgggtaacaagtattcatccatttatattggaaacccctattgcattttggggtcatgactgtatgactcaatgaggaactgaCATTGgagcaaatttgtcttaatcaccactgtagcacaacccaccctgaaaccccccctgacactaacactcaccttgtaaaccgaatcgcctgtgtgtattgtcctgcaacaacttaaaactgttattaagtctttaaaagagttacagacactgttaggagccatacgttggatacagccgtcgtgggcctaactcatgatgatctgcatagcttatgtggtattttgtgaaaagatccttcactgacatcacccaaagtacttacagagaaaccaaaccaagatcttcaccgtacagctaacaagcatcgcaagtacactgcattcccccaggggacaagccatcgtagaaagaacacgctaaaccttgaaagtgcttttgcaaaaacaaaaggggggagagatcttggctccaggtcaaccatttgctctgctgtaaaacgcatgcattttttccaccagaatgccagagcaacacaaaaacggtttttttatcaagctaaaaacatcactgcaacttgccctgaataccagacagactccatctcttcaaaccttttaaacatctcccctgtgttacaggtgccaccagtattgtgtcgttttttcatcacagataccagatcgacaagaagtccagagcaaagctcaagtgttaacaaaaacctagaaaggggtaactgggaaggaccagttcctttagtaacctggggaagaggtgatgctggtgtctgcacaggtctcatctccaatggtcaccgacagggtgtgtgcaaccccagctgagggtgagaggcagccagcactcaggatccagctgtgggtgctgtgggtgcccctgtgccgacagtttgcggtctcttcgactgatcttttaagcagaatgtctgagtaatgtttgctactgcagtggaacaaactacactacagttgccaattcttttaagagaaaatgctaacagtaattgcaactccttaatgaaatatataggcttactggTCAGTTGTgccaaatgtagtttagataaaatatagttattaataaggataagatgctgtaagaatgtgtgtattccactttctttgtttagtaatattaagaattaagagctcaagtatttaaccttatttagaaactcccttggttttccccctggagtactggccaggctccaggtggaacccaacaggaggatgaaatcagatgtttccgctcagagaaagttgcccgttattttggcccgttgctttaaaggctggacctgcttgcagcgacgctggatgcctcacctacggatggacgcatcacgtagggtttccagtttgtgaggaagggcactctgaattctcgctgcatccagggttccccagcagttgcggatctgaatgttagtaccgtattttccttactgtttatttttgtactatttagtcatatcccttaaatatggatagtgaaattagtctactccttttaattagaactattctaagtatgctgcgttttgaagtttgtctaacccttaactgatacagctctcaaacaagtcttgcaggtgccgcagcaaaacagagaaaggggagggctggaaggcatcggcctcacacagctcctgacaaacagctaggctttgatgaagaacaggcctcgtaagatagataagaaactgcagagttgtgccaaggtggcagggaaaaatcaatcaggacagcaggcattttgcctgggcttagcaactgctgccgacccatcccagacctgtttggtatggcatttgtactggtcattatggttggtataatcagacaatctggctgagatggcaagatgtgactccttcagcagtaccggtgaatagcactaggttttgtagtgatgtttatacaatgaatttacatcttgaagaaggaagagggtttaataatgatttgactaaaaggttaccaattattagatgtttttttgtatttacatggaataccagtttaaattgttattgtaatccttttaatggtgttaagttgtgtgtggaagtgttttatgagaacgatggactgaacaataaaaggggtctggatcactcaaaaacaaaaaggggggatctgtggaatgcctgggaaacagcggacatgttatgagtgatccagactgagggcatcactgtaatcaggctgtagctgttgggaagaacagcggcaaggccgagaggatgagaaactgcgtgagtagcaaagagataaggatgctgggctgtgggaaataagatgtttgcctaacagaagaactgcgtgtgaacaccgtaacgggaccaaccgtagagggcgtgaaggcttgtggacagtagtatagaacaatcctagtttgtttgctttcatgtgattgctcttcgacagTATGTGGGgtgctttgtactcgataaggtgccttcgacagtttaaggcgcgctgtgttacagagtcgagctgccatagactttcttttacttgcccaggggcatggatgtaaagattttgatgggatgtgttgttttaatctatccgaccacagtcgattaattcaaaccaattaccatggatgaagcaacgtttacaaaaaacaccagTGGTTGTcagtccttgagacaaatggttacaatctgtgtttggtctgtccctatggctgcaaggtctgttacaagaaggattgcggtgctTAGGAATAgcactattgattgtagtaattattaaaatagcatatagttgtatgatgacaaatattagtgaatttatgcttgtgcagcctgcacaaaaagaaaaaaggggcaattgttggagaacggcttgccgagagcaaggccgtgggtctctgcaggagctggtcacagccgcctgaggtaaacagaggaaaaaaccccgggtacagttatgcctagcaaaggactgttatgttaacaaagagagaaactgaggtacacaatggccttgatggtaaaaaccacctggggaaaaaaaggcgggccagaagagggacgatgctgtgacagatctgaaatgccacaaggggccgggacattataatgtagcctgttacatgtgtccaatagatctgtgaggagtaggcatggttattgcagaggcttgtataaggggtgatttctttcaataaagctgaagcttgctcagtccttcacgttgaatcggctgcttgcttcctccgcccgccgcacaggGACACCACGCAATTTGCTCTTTGGAGGATACATTAACTTTAGCCCCTTTTTTACCCCAAGCTGTACATTGAGGGCGATCCTATGGGACAGGATTGCGTCCTAGCgtttaaaacacatctgttttccctctcggaaaggctgacggccttaggggccccctcgccgccgggcaccccccgcagaGGTTCCGACGCGGCAGCGGCTCGGCCCAGCAGCtcgccggggcctgcggggcgtCGCGAGGCCTTCGCCCGCGTCGCGACGCCCGGGCGTGCCTCTGTGACGCgtcgccgcgctccgggcgggctcctagcaacgccttttggcggcgggccgcgggccgccactcgcggcgccgagcccggccgcggcagcaGCGATGGAGCGCCGGAGCGAGCGCCGGGTgccggagagcgcggcggggccctccCGAGCCGCGGAGGtggggcggcaggaggggcggCGCGTGCTCactgcggccccggcggccggcagcggaggggcggcgccgggggcgggcgggcggggcggggccgggaggccggctgctgctgtcggcggggcgagggcggccggccggcggcccggccctcgTCCCTTGCCGGGCCGTGCCCACGGGCGCGggcaggtcgggtggccggggcGCCCCTGCGCGCCCCGCTCCGTGCAGCCGGCGCgttctgtgcccgagccttgttccgtgGGCGGCTTAGTTTGGCCAcacggctgggtttttttgtttgcttgggggttTTTAGAGAGATTAGATAGGGAAGTATTAAATCGTTCACTTCCAAAAacaatacggtcactgaaatcctcaagtaagattcagtgaacccatcttttaaaagaaaaacaactgtgttgtaattttttgctgccttgccgctctgcgtatctcacctgaaaacctgttccttgccacgttttcctcctgcaacataaagcctgtgccctgtgaatttccagggactgaatttgaaattgcgcctgccaacTGACTGTGGCCTGGcgtgtatctgaatgcctgaatatctccccgctgaatgaattttgttttcggACCTGAATTCACTCGGGTTTATTGATCGGCTGGACAATCTTgttgccgttccagaagagtcctcgaaggaaaagatcaaggagtgtagaggaggatgaggagggtcacctGATCTGTCGGAGCGGAGACGTACTAAgcggaagatgtatagaacattcttcaaaatttattaacttttcagatagataagttcttttagcgTAAGATGTGAGGgcctttgcaaggcttttctttctgtgtctgggggtgggaattgtttttcttttctgtagaaatcaaatatatttattttttctttttccctttccctccccccccacccgccccatagtaaatgaagttaatgaacgtAGTAGAATGGGATCCCTGTAagtgtgcctcgagagctgtccaataacagcTCTCAAACTAGGTATTTACAATTTAAAGCAGCACGGTCTAGAATAGCTTCGgggatagtacttagtgtttttgtgggttttatttttgtttgcttgtgtttttttaatagccgAGTAacttgcaacttttgtgactgaggtttttttctttatagatgaggttaTGGCTAGTTTGGGTGAAGGTacttttggaagagtagtggaatgcattgatcgcagagcgtaagtcttgacttaaatacgtgtaatttttcttactgatgctGTCACCGAGCGGGTCCTGAAGTGGGCGCCTTctgattgtgtcaggttttacctttacttcctcatctgctgctctgtgtgtttctgaaaggctgccgcggttcccaaaccggggttgctgctcgtacagcaccgggaggtgaggggtgtgcaggactgtggtgggcgaggcgatgggtgtgtcctctgcaggtgccccctgttaccaaaaactcggaataaagaatttatcgacaccaacagcagataagcagacacttctttattgacggccgagtgcgcaggggagtcgtctcaccgaGAGCGCACACCAAGCATCAAAACGATGCATCTTacgtagaacttactcatacacaTTCGTTAAGTATTTAcgcataaacatataatttcttggaaaccatccacatattcttctcctgtttctgattatgtgcagtgaaagctagaaatgtctagaaatgggtctggggtgtaatacagGTGGGTGGCCGCGATCTCCCCCCGCCGGAATtagcttctgcttaagttcacggtttcttggccggtactcgcaagctgttacagttggttttcctcggTTCCCATCAATCCTAGACCCTGACAGCtacatgcattcttctagttctatgtatgcattataaatcaggttataaATCAACCTGTGTTTGTTACCCAGGTTCCAAACGCTCCTACTGGTTAATTTTGACCAGTCACTCTGGCCTTGGTGCGGGGCCGCacagggattttagagtagcgttCGGTTGCTGgtacaaagtgcaataaatgtgaacaaataatttctactaaaataccccttaattctatgttcatattaaattaaacataatttaatttcagttgatagcaaaatcagtaacacccccagcctggtagaggtcgggggctgtggtggggaggggcctagagaatgtggggcgaagctgcacccccccaggcggcacgcctggggcctggaccaccccaggcctgtataatgagtaagctCTCGGACGTCatgttgctcaccttcagggatcatctgtgacgatgcagggccattgggttccagcagtgagcaccttacaggtcacagatggattttgtgctcgatggcggttttgctctgtgcaagatagcatgaaactggattgtctctctcgtcgctctagaaggcatctgacacctcagttacatttgcactactgaaatgactgaaggTGGCCTGTCATTTTTGACTGATGGAcaggttaggccatgggatgtggaagctcctccaggattagcccggcgtacataaacacaaaggggaggtgaacggggcctttaagaatagtaCTGATATATAAGGTATGgagtgtgttttcaaaatttaaagatttagtcggttttgtgcagtgatgaaccttgattctattcagtctgtatgtacttaaaaaaaccccttttctgatgaggttgccattctcatcaacaatgtatatggtgacaattactgaatagtcttggttaaaaccgctCCTCGTTCTAATcgctgttaaaaccttgtcttttcagggcagacagacatgtagctgtgaaaatagtaaaaaatgctcCTGGGTACTCCGAAGCAGCTTATGGAGAAGTGCACGTGCTACAACACTTAAAAACGCTGGATCCCAACAatacacagtgagtagacaagggcggctgtactttgttttggcttttaagatttctgtgacatcGCTTTCTGGGCCGTATGCCGTATGTATCTCAGCgttctaccacttctgttgcaattgatggattttcctgctcttgcagccactgcgtccagatgttggaatggtttgagcaCCATGGGCATGTCTGCatggtttttgagctgctggggctcagcacctttgacttcattagagggaattgcttcttgccattttcgctggagcacatcagacagatggcttatcagatctgcagatctgtgaactgtaagtatgtttctttttttttgctttatttgttagattttctttacagaatttgctaactgtgtgtgttaccttgcagttttgcacctgaacaagctgacacatacagatctgaagccaggaaatattttacttgtgaattcagaCTACACAGAAGAATATAACCCcgaactggtaagttgctgtcctcttccctacCTCCCCCTCGGCTCCGGTCTGGGTTTACTTGGTCACTTGCACCCCCTTGTGTGTCATTTCAGGAATGCGAAGAACGGAGACTAAAAAATACGGACGTCAAAGTTGCGGACTTCGGGAACGCAACGTATGATTTCGATTATCACAGCcctttggtgtctacaagaccttacagagctcctgaagtgatcctaggtcagtagacatctgttcggctgctcttgagcgtaggactttctgcctgctacggaactgccacagctgtgtcgcctgtctcgagcgctcgagctgtggaagtgtttgcagtctgatacacacgtgaaccttctgcatcttttcacagcgctggggtggtcacagccatgcgatgtttggagcataggatgtatcctcataggatactaccttggatacgcggtatttcaggtaggtagctgtgaaactccaaaggatgcagcgtgtataatgctcctcagcttggtgaaaatatgctccagggaggtggggactaaggggaaaggtctgtgccagaaatgaagctgcatttctctggaatgccaacttgaagagaacagaagctgcaggcacaaaggaacgaacttcctcagcagaagagtgctccaagttgcttccagtaaacactgtggcagcagcttgatgggAAGGATCACCCTGTGAACATTGGTAAcacacaagccacaccagtaacagatgagcttcctctatcaccaaatatgcagcaaatacctgcattctgtcatcttgacagtattgctgaaacttatcaacaaagaagagaaaggataaggcagggaaaagaaacttcagtgcactgtaacttccttcagggaacagatgactagagcctctcttttttccttaatctgaaatgagttgcagggtacagtcaagaatgaagtgtggttcttgataactTCCTCTTAAGgacacacaaaaatgtctctctcgccttccttccagaccaatgaCGACAGA belongs to Athene noctua chromosome 7, bAthNoc1.hap1.1, whole genome shotgun sequence and includes:
- the LOC141962425 gene encoding dual specificity protein kinase CLK4-like, which produces MPYVSQRSTTSVAIDGFSCSCSHCVQMLEWFEHHGHVCMVFELLGLSTFDFIRGNCFLPFSLEHIRQMAYQICRSVNFLHLNKLTHTDLKPGNILLVNSDYTEEYNPELECEERRLKNTDVKVADFGNATYDFDYHSPLVSTRPYRAPEVILALGWSQPCDVWSIGCILIGYYLGYAVFQTNDDREHLAMMERVLGPLPRHMIEKSRKHEYFHHGRLDWDEHSSAGRYVSSWCNPLKEFMTCHNSDHRNLFDLIEKMLEYDPAERITLEEALKHPFFSPLKRQKRKLPPVAEKADADVTPKRQKKY